The genomic window GATCAGGCGGGCCTGCAGATCCTTCTGGAAATCGGCGCTGACGGCGGCGGTGGGCTTGTCGCCTTCGCCGCAGGCGGCCAGGGCAACGGAGAATGCGAGAAGGGACAGGGTGGCGAGACGCATGGCGGGCTCCGGTCTTGTTCTTATGATATGGAACTATCGTACCAACTAAGCCCGAGAATACTCCTACATCCCGCGCCACGCCAGCCCTTCAGACACTTCGCACTTTGATTGATTGGCGTCACGGTTTCGCGGTGGCGGATCGGGATGATCTGCGCTTCCACCCCCGAAGGAGTGCACGGATGAGCTTCATGCCCTGGAACGACGAGTTCGTCATCGGAATCGAGCGGATCGATGCACAGCACCGCTGGCTGGTCGACCTCACCAATGCGCTGCATGACCGGCTGCAAGGCAGGGACGACCAGGGCCCGCCCATCGGCGAACTGCTGGAGCAACTGGTGGAATACACGATGAACCATTTCATCGTCGAGGAGGTGCTGTTCCAGCGCCTGGGCTACCCGGAGGAGGAGGCGCACCGGGCCGAGCATGATCGCTTCAACCGGCAGATCATCGACCTGCTGTACCGCCACGAGGATGGCGAGGCGGTCTCGCTGCAGGCGCTGGAACTGCTCAAGGCCTGGCTGACGCACCACATCCTCAAGGTGGACAAGGCCTACGTCGGCTTCTTCCAGCAAAAAGGCGTGACCGCCTAGCGGCCACGCCTTTTCTCGCCCCCAGCTGACCGCGACTCAGCGCGGGATGTTCGGCTGCCGCTTGGTGGTGCGCTTCTTGCCCTTGGCGTAGCCGGTGGCCTTGCCTTCCTCGGCCTTGTTCCACGGCTTGGAACCATTGCTGGCGCGCGGCGGCAGGCCGGTGTGCTGGGTCAGCAGCGGCTTGCCGGCCTTCTTGCTGCCGACCGGGGTGGAGTTCTTGCGGCGCGCGCTCTGGTACTCGTCGGTCTGCGGCTGGTAGGTCGGGATCAGGTGGTGCTTGCCGTTGCCGATCAGGTCGGCGCGGCCCATGCGCTCCAGTGCTTCGCGCAGCATCGGCCAGCCCTTGGGGTCGTGGTAGCGCAGGAAGGCCTTGTGCAGGCGGCGCTGCTGGTCGCTCTTGACGATGGTCACGCCGTCGCTCTTGTAGGTGACCTTGCGCAGCGGGTTCTTGCCCGAGTGATACATGGCGGTGGCGCTGGCCATGGGCGAGGGATAGAACGCCTGCACCTGGTCCGCGCGGAAGCCGTTGCGCTTGAGCCACAGGGCGAGGTTCATCATGTCCTCGTCGGTGGTGCCCGGGTGCGCCGCGATGAAGTACGGGATCAGGTACTGCTCCTTGCCCGCCTCCTTGGAGAACTTCTCGAACATGCGCTTGAAGGCATCGTAGGTGCCGATGCCGGGCTTCATCATCTTCGACAGCGGGCCTTCCTCGGTGTGCTCCGGGGCGATCTTCAGGTAGCCGCCGACGTGGTGCGTCACCAGTTCCTTGACGTACTCGGGCGACTCCACGGCGAGGTCGTAGCGCAGGCCGGAGGCGATCAGGATCTTCTTCACGCCCGGCAGGGCGCGGGCCTTGCGGTACAGCTCGATAAGCGAGGAATGGTCGGTATTGAGGTTCTCGCAGATGCCCGGCCAGACGCACGACGGCTTGCGGCAGTGACGCTCGATCTCCGGGTCCTTGCAGGCGATGCGGTACATATTGGCGGTCGGGCCGCCCAGGTCGGAGACGACGCCGGTGAAGCCCGGCACCTTCTTCATCTCCTCGATTTCGGCGAGGATCGACTCGTGGGAGCGGTTCTGGATGATCCGCCCCTCGTGCTCGGTGATCGAGCAGAAGGTGCAGCCACCGAAGCAGCCGCGCATGATGTTCACCGAGAAACGGATCATCTCGTAGGCCGGGATCTTCTCCTTGCCGTACGCGGGGTGCGGCACGCGCGCGTACGGCATGCCGAACACGTAGTCCATTTCCTCGGTGCTCATCGGGATGGGCGGCGGGTTGAACCACACGTCCACCTCGCCATGCTTCTGCACCAGCGCGCGGGCGTTGCCCGGGTTGGTCTCCAGGTGCAGCACGCGGTTGGCGTGGGCATAGAGCACCGGGTCGTTGCGCACCTTCTCGAAGGACGGCAGGCGGATCACCGTGCGCTCGCGGGTCAGCTTCGGGCTGGGCAGCAGCTGCACCACCTTGGCTTCGTTGGGGTCGTCCTGCGGGCCCTTGTCCTGCTCGATGGCGCAGGCGGCGGTGTCCTGGGTGTTCACGTAGGGGTTGATGATCTTGTCGACCTTGCCCGGACGGTCGATGCGGGTGGAGTCCACCTCGAACCAGCCGTCGGGGGTGTCGCGGCGCACGAAGGCAGTGCCGCGCACGTCGGTGATCTGCTCGACCCGCTCACCGGCGGCCAGGCGCTGGGCAATCTCCACCACGGCGCGCTCGGCGTTGCCGTACAGCAGGATGTCGGCGGTGGCGTCCATCAGGATGGAACGGCGCACCTTGTCCTGCCAGTAGTCGTAGTGGGCGATGCGGCGCAGCGACGCCTCGATGCCACCGAGCACCACCGGCGTGTCGCTGTAGGCCTCCTTGCAGCGCTGGCTGTAGACCAGGCTGGCACGGTCCGGGCGCTTGCCGGCCAGGCCGCCCGGCGTGTAGGCGTCGTCGCTGCGGATCTTCTTGTCCGCGGTGTAGCGGTTGATCATCGAGTCCATGTTGCCCGCCGCCACGCCGAAGAACAGGTTCGGCTGGCCGAGCTTCATGAAGTCGTCCTTCGAGCGCCAATCCGGCTGGGCGATGATGCCCACGCGGAAGCCCTGGGCCTCCAGCAGGCGGCCGATGATGGCCATGCCGAACGACGGATGGTCGACGTAGGCATCCCCGGTGACGATGATGATGTCGCAGGAATCCCAACCCAACTGATCCATCTCTTCCTTGCTCATGGGCAGGAACGGCGCCGGGCCGAAACACTCGGCCCAGAACTTGGGATAGTCGAACAGCGGTTTGGCGGCTTGCATCACGGGCACCGGGTATCTCTAAGTAGGTATCGCGGAAAAACGCGGGCGCGGAATATAGCACAAAAAGTGTACAAATTCGACCAGCGTGCTCAGATTTAACGGGGATTGGCCGGCGATTCAACCGGACGGTAGATTGCCAATGCCATCATCTGGCTATACTTCAGCCACTATCCGCAGTACGCCTGGCCAGCCGGCCAAGGCCAGGGAGTGCCTGTCGTGCGTCGTGCTTTCGTGCTGTTGCTTACCCTGCTGTTCTGCCACACGGCGCTCGCCTTCGAACTGGACGACAAGGCCAGCGGCGCCTGGCTCAACGATCACCTCGAACTGCTCCAGGAACAGGCGGGGCCGCTGTCGCTGGACGCCGTGCGTGGCAGCCGCGACTTCGTCCCCGCCAACGGCCGCACCAGCGTCGGCCAAAGCCCCAGCGGCTGGTGGCTGCGCCTGGATCTCGATCGCCGCACGTCGCCGCCGGGGGGCTGGTGGCTGGAGGTGGACGCGGTCAACCTGCAGGACCTGCGCCTGTACCTGCCCGACGACGCGGGCGCCTACCGGGAAGTCCGTTCAGGCGAAGCCGTGCCCTTCGCCCAGGGCCGCGACCGCGACTACCGCCGCCCGGT from Pseudomonas sp. GCEP-101 includes these protein-coding regions:
- a CDS encoding YgiQ family radical SAM protein gives rise to the protein MQAAKPLFDYPKFWAECFGPAPFLPMSKEEMDQLGWDSCDIIIVTGDAYVDHPSFGMAIIGRLLEAQGFRVGIIAQPDWRSKDDFMKLGQPNLFFGVAAGNMDSMINRYTADKKIRSDDAYTPGGLAGKRPDRASLVYSQRCKEAYSDTPVVLGGIEASLRRIAHYDYWQDKVRRSILMDATADILLYGNAERAVVEIAQRLAAGERVEQITDVRGTAFVRRDTPDGWFEVDSTRIDRPGKVDKIINPYVNTQDTAACAIEQDKGPQDDPNEAKVVQLLPSPKLTRERTVIRLPSFEKVRNDPVLYAHANRVLHLETNPGNARALVQKHGEVDVWFNPPPIPMSTEEMDYVFGMPYARVPHPAYGKEKIPAYEMIRFSVNIMRGCFGGCTFCSITEHEGRIIQNRSHESILAEIEEMKKVPGFTGVVSDLGGPTANMYRIACKDPEIERHCRKPSCVWPGICENLNTDHSSLIELYRKARALPGVKKILIASGLRYDLAVESPEYVKELVTHHVGGYLKIAPEHTEEGPLSKMMKPGIGTYDAFKRMFEKFSKEAGKEQYLIPYFIAAHPGTTDEDMMNLALWLKRNGFRADQVQAFYPSPMASATAMYHSGKNPLRKVTYKSDGVTIVKSDQQRRLHKAFLRYHDPKGWPMLREALERMGRADLIGNGKHHLIPTYQPQTDEYQSARRKNSTPVGSKKAGKPLLTQHTGLPPRASNGSKPWNKAEEGKATGYAKGKKRTTKRQPNIPR
- a CDS encoding bacteriohemerythrin, yielding MSFMPWNDEFVIGIERIDAQHRWLVDLTNALHDRLQGRDDQGPPIGELLEQLVEYTMNHFIVEEVLFQRLGYPEEEAHRAEHDRFNRQIIDLLYRHEDGEAVSLQALELLKAWLTHHILKVDKAYVGFFQQKGVTA